In Sorghum bicolor cultivar BTx623 chromosome 10, Sorghum_bicolor_NCBIv3, whole genome shotgun sequence, one genomic interval encodes:
- the LOC8070709 gene encoding probable leucine-rich repeat receptor-like protein kinase At1g35710 — protein sequence MSGRTNGLLTALVLCYFTISNIVGQASSCIPEERDALLAFKAGVADPGDKLRSWQHQDCCNWNGVACSNKTLHVIRLDVSQYGLKGEGEINSSLAALTRLAYLDLSDNNFGGLAIPEFVGSFKKLRYLDLSRAYFGGKVPPQLGNLSTLEHIDLNSFGSSPTIRLDSFLWVSRLTLLTYLDLGWVYLATSSDWLQALSKLPSLKVLHLNDAFLPATDLNSVSHVNFTDLTVLNLTNNELNSCLPNWIWGLNSLSYLDLSGCQLSGLIPYKIENLTSLELLQLRNNHLNGEIPQATRRLCSLKYIDLSMNSLYGHTAAMKNLFFCMKQLHFLNVGNNNVNGSLSGWLEDLTSVSYLDISNNLFYGKVPESIGKLPNLTYLDLSFNAFDGIISEIHFGSVSSLEFLSLASNNLKIAIEPKWMPPFQLRVLGLRACQVGPYFPYWLRSQTKIEMVDLGSTDIAGTLPDWLWNFSSSITSLDLSKNSITGRLPTSLEQMKALKVFNMRSNNLVGGIPRLPDSVQMLDLSGNRLSGRIPTYLCRMALMESILLSSNSFSGVLPDCWHKASQLQTIDFSRNKFHGEIPSTMVSITSLAVLYLSDNGLTGNLPTSLKSCNRLIILDLAHNNLSGEIPTWMGDSQQSLLVLLLRSNQFSGEIPEQLFQLHDLRLLDLADNNLSGPVPLSLGSLTAMSVYQEGFKEYAFKFPQFKFTTVYDGPLPQVAVHIATGSSDFDGGLLLLFNTNFIDLSGNQLTGEIPKEIGALSCLVYLNLSGNHISGIIPDEIGNLRSLEALDLSQNGLSGPIPWSLANLGYLEVLNLSYNYLSGRIPAERQFVTFSDSSFLGNANLCGPPLSRICLQHNIKHENNRKHWYNIDGGAYLCAMLGFAYGLSVVPAILLFSATARKAYFQFTDSKLEELRTVVEIKLNRFKAGRCRSMEARRVSNQDSITCYVLEFGSPAPGD from the coding sequence ATGAGTGGAAGGACGAACGGATTGCTCACAGCTCTGGTCCTTTGTTACTTCACCATTTCCAACATAGTTGGGCAGGCAAGTTCATGCATCCCCGAGGAGCGAGATGCGTTGCTTGCCTTCAAGGCAGGTGTTGCCGATCCAGGTGATAAGCTGCGTTCCTGGCAACACCAAGATTGCTGCAATTGGAATGGGGTGGCCTGCAGCAACAAGACCCTACATGTCATCAGGCTGGATGTCAGCCAGTATGGTCTCAAAGGGGAAGGGGAAATCAACTCATCCTTGGCTGCTCTGACGAGGCTTGCATACCTTGATCTGAGCGACAACAATTTTGGTGGGCTGGCCATTCCAGAATTTGTAGGCAGCTTCAAGAAGTTGAGATATCTTGATCTTTCACGTGCTTACTTTGGTGGGAAGGTCCCTCCCCAGCTCGGTAATTTGTCAACCTTGGAGCATATTGATCTCAATTCCTTCGGTTCATCACCTACAATCCGACTGGACAGCTTCCTTTGGGTTTCTCGCCTTACATTACTTACATATCTAGATCTTGGTTGGGTGTATCTCGCTACATCCTCAGACTGGCTGCAAGCTCTTAGTAAGCTTCCTTCTCTTAAAGTTCTTCACTTGAATGATGCATTTCTTCCTGCCACCGACTTGAATTCTGTTTCTCATGTCAACTTCACGGACCTTACGGTACTGAATCTTACAAACAATGAGCTCAATTCTTGTCTGCCAAATTGGATTTGGGGGCTGAATTCTCTGTCATATTTGGACTTGTCAGGCTGTCAACTTTCGGGCTTAATTCCTTACAAGATAGAAAATCTGACCTCCCTTGAATTGCTTCAGTTGCGGAATAACCACTTGAATGGAGAAATACCACAGGCTACGCGTAGGTTGTGCAGCTTAAAATACATTGACTTGTCTATGAACAGTTTATATGGACATACTGCAGCAATGAAGAACTTGTTCTTCTGCATGAAGCAACTACATTTTCTCAATGTTGGCAATAATAATGTAAATGGAAGTCTATCTGGTTGGCTTGAGGACTTAACAAGTGTAAGCTATCTTGACATAagtaataacttattttatgggAAAGTACCAGAAAGTATCGGCAAGTTACCAAACTTGACTTATTTGGATCTTTCCTTCAATGCATTTGATGGCATTATATCTGAGATCCACTTTGGCAGTGTATCCAGTTTGGAATTCCTAAGTTTAGCATCAAACAATCTGAAGATTGCTATTGAACCAAAATGGATGCCACCTTTTCAACTCAGAGTTCTAGGATTGCGTGCTTGTCAAGTAGGGCCGTACTTCCCTTACTGGCTGCGTTCACAAACTAAAATTGAGATGGTTGATCTAGGCAGCACAGATATCGCGGGCACATTACCTGATTGGCTCTGGAACTTCTCTTCATCCATCACTAGCTTGGATTTATCAAAGAACAGCATCACTGGTCGATTGCCAACGAGTTTGGAGCAAATGAAAGCATTGAAAGTATTCAATATGAGATCAAACAATCTTGTGGGTGGGATTCCTAGGTTACCAGATAGTGTTCAAATGCTGGATCTATCGGGGAACCGCTTGTCTGGAAGAATTCCAACATATCTTTGTAGGATGGCTTTGATGGAATCAATTCTTCTCTCAAGCAACTCATTTTCAGGTGTTCTCCCAGATTGTTGGCATAAGGCTTCACAATTGCAAACCATAGACTTCTCAAGGAACAAGTTCCATGGAGAAATACCTTCAACTATGGTTTCTATAACCTCCCTTGCTGTATTATACCTAAGCGACAACGGTTTAACTGGTAATTTGCCCACCTCCTTGAAATCATGCAATAGATTGATCATTCTGGACCTTGCACATAATAATTTATCAGGTGAGATACCCACTTGGATGGGTGATAGCCAACAATCTCTGCTTGTGCTGCTTCTACGGTCAAATCAATTTTCTGGAGAAATACCTGAGCAACTGTTCCAACTTCACGACCTACGTTTATTGGATCTTGCTGACAACAACTTATCTGGTCCTGTACCACTTTCTCTAGGAAGTTTAACGGCTATGAGTGTATATCAGGAGGGTTTTAAGGAATATGCTTTCAAATTTCCACAATTCAAATTCACTACTGTTTATGATGGCCCTCTTCCACAGGTGGCTGTGCACATAGCCACTGGTAGTTCAGATTTTGATGGTGGTTTACTCCTCCTATTTAATACAAACTTTATCGATCTGTCTGGAAATCAACTCACAGGAGAAATTCCCAAAGAAATAGGAGCTCTATCTTGTCTGGTATACTTGAATCTCTCAGGAAATCATATAAGTGGTATTATTCCTGACGAAATTGGCAACCTACGGAGTTTAGAGGCACTTGATCTCTCGCAGAATGGTTTGTCAGGTCCAATTCCTTGGAGCCTTGCAAATTTAGGTTATCTTGAGGTGCTAAATTTATCATACAACTACCTATCAGGAAGGATACCAGCTGAACGTCAATTTGTTACTTTCTCAGATAGTAGTTTTTTGGGTAATGCAAATCTTTGTGGGCCTCCACTGTCCAGAATATGTTTGCAACACAACATCAAGCATGAAAACAATAGGAAGCATTGGTACAATATTGATGGAGGGGCATACTTATGTGCAATGCTTGGGTTTGCATATGGATTATCTGTTGTGCCTGCGATCCTCTTGTTCAGTGCAACAGCAAGAAAGGCATACTTTCAGTTCACTGACAGTAAACTGGAGGAGTTGCGAACTGTAGTTGAGATTAAGCTCAATCGGTTCAAGGCAGGAAGATGCCGATCCATGGAGGCTAGGCGTGTTTCCAACCAGGACTCCATCACTTGCTACGTGTTGGAATTTGGATCCCCAGCCCCTGGTGACTAA